The stretch of DNA GCGCAGAGCATCGATGTCAAGGCCGGAATCCGTTTCATCCAGAATGGCAAGGCGCGGTTCAAGAACAGCCATCTGAAAGATTTCGTTCCGTTTCTTTTCGCCGCCGGAGAATCCTTCATTTACCGACCGACCTGTAAGCTGGCTGTCCATTTCAACCAGTTCGGCTTTCTGGCGCATAAGCTTCAGGAAGTCGGAGGCAGAAACCGGTTCAAGGCCTTTGTATTTCCGATGTTCGTTCAGAGCCGTACGCAGAAAGTTTACCATGCTCACGCCGGGTATTTCAACCGGATACTGGAATCCTAAAAAGATTCCCTTCCGGGCTCTTTCCTCGGCAGGCATGCTAAGAAGGTTTTCTCCGTCGAACAGCACTTCTCCTTCGGTTATTTCTGCAAAATCACGCCCTGCAATTACTGAGGCCAGAGTGCTTTTCCCAGACCCGTTAGGGCCCATGATGGCATGTACTTCCCCGGGTTTAACCTCAAGATTGATTCCTTTCAGAATTTCCTTACCTTCGATTTTTGCTTTTAAATTCCTGATAATTAACATAATGTATTATTTAGCGTATTACGGATCTTTCATCCCACACTTCCTTCGAGGGATATTTGCAATAGTTTTTGTGCTTCCACGGCAAATTCCATGGGAAGTTTATTCAGCACTTCGCGGGCATAGCCGTTAACGATGAGCCCTACGGCATCTTCAGTGCTGATGCCCCGCTGGTTGCAGTAAAATATCTGATCTTCGCCGATTTTGGATGTAGTTGCCTCGTGTTCCACCACTGACGACTGATTGTCGACCTCAATGTAGGGGAAGGTGTGAGCGCCGCATTTGTCGCCGAGAAGCAGGGAGTCGCACTGGGTGTAATTGCGGCAGTTTTCGGCTCCTTTGGTAATTTTCACCAGGCCCCGGTAACTGTTGTTGCTGTGTCCGGCTGAAATTCCTTTTGAAACAATCCGGCTGCGGGAGTTTTTTCCTATGTGAATCATTTTTGTTCCGGTGTCAGCCTGCTGACGGTTATTGGTCACAGCAACGGAATAGAATTCGCCGCTTGTATTGTTGCCCCTGAGTATTACGCTGGGATATTTCCAGGTGATGGCTGAACCGGTTTCCACCTGCGTCCAGCTGATTTTGGAATAGTCGCCTTTGCAGATGCCGCGTTTGGTGACGAAGTTATAGATACCGCCTTTCCCTTCCCGGTCGCCGGGATACCAGTTCTGTACGGTGGAATATTTAATTTCAGCCCGTTCAAGGGCAACGAGTTCAACCACCGCCGCGTGAAGCTGATTTTCATCGCGCATGGGAGCAGTACACCCCTCAAGGTAGCTGACGTAGGCATCGGTATCAGCAATGAGCAGAGTTCTTTCAAACTGCCCGGTATTGGCCGCATTGATACGGAAGTAGGTACTGAGTTCCATGGGGCACCTGACTCCCTTCGGTATGTAACAGAACGACCCGTCACTGAATACGGCTGAATTGAGGGCGGCAAAGTAATTGTCGGTGTAGGGAACAACACTGCCCATGTATTTCTTTACCAGCTCGGGATGTTCCCTGATAGCTTCGCTGAAGGAACAGAAAATAATCCCAAGGTCAGCCAGGGTTTCCTTGAAGGTGGTCTTGACGGAAACGCTATCCATGACAGCGTCAACAGCAACGCCGGCAAGGTGTTTCTGTTCCTCGAGGGGAATGCCAAGCTTGTCGAATGTGGCTTTCAGCTCGGGATCCACTTCATCCAGGCTGGCCAGTTTGGCTTTCTGCTTCGGTGCAGCATAATAAATAATGTCCTGAAAATTGATTTCAGGAATTTGCAGATGCGCCCAGCGGGGCATTTTCATGGTAAGCCAGTGCCGGTAGGCTTTCAGGCGGAATTCAAGCATCCAGTCGGGTTCCTGTTTCTTTTCAGAGATCATACGGATTACATCCTCGTTCAGCCCTTTGGGAATGACATCCGTTTCGATATCAGTATAAAACCCGAACTTGTATTCTCCTTTGGTCAACCCGTCCAATATCTGATCCTGTTCAACAGCCATGGGTGATACTATTTATGTGCATGTAAAACAACAAAATGGGCACAATGTTTAATCTAATTTAGATTAAATTTAAATACGCAAATTTACGAATTAATTGTTAATATGTACCTTTGCAACCATTAATTCAACCTGGATGGATAAAGACAAACGTTCTCTGACCCCGCTCTCTGAGCTTGGTGAATTCGGCCTGATCCGGCATCTTACGGAAAATATCCGGTTAAAACATCCCGGTACAGTAAAAGGTGTTGGTGACGATGCCGCCGTTTTTGACTACAGCGGGAAACTGGTGGTAGTCACTACCGACATGCTGGCCGAGGGGATTCATTTCGATCTGGTGTATACGCCGTTGAAGCATCTTGGCTATAAGGCCATTGCTGCCAACCTTTCCGATGTGTATGCCATGAACGCCACTCCCAGGCAGGTGTTGGTTTCGCTTGCCATTTCGGGAAAATTCGCTCTGGAACATTTGGAAGAGTTGTATCAGGGCATTTATCTGGCGTGTGAAAAGTACAACGTTGACCTGGCAGGGGGCGATACCAATCCTTCGCTTACTGGGCTGATCATCAGTGTTACGGCTTTGGGGGAAGTGCAGAAAGAGGATGTGGTGTACCGGAACGGGGCCAAAGAGAATGACCTGATCTGCGTTTCGGGAGATCTGGGAGCAGCCTACCTGGGACTGCAGATTCTTGAACGGGAGAAGAAGCTTTTCCATGCTCATCCTGATTTGCAGCCGAAGCTGGAGGCTTACGAATATATTCTTCAGCGGCAGCTCAAACCGGAACCACGGCGCGACATTATTGAATTTCTGCAGCGTGAAAACCTGAAGCCTACGTCGATGATCGACATATCCGACGGATTGTCATCAGAATTGATGCATCTCTGCACTTCATCGGGTGTGGGGTGCAGGGTGTACCAGGAAAAGATACCGGTAGCGGAAGAAACTGCCAGGGTAGCAGAAGAACTGCATCTTGAACCGGTTACCTGTGCGCTGAACGGGGGGGAAGACTATGAATTGCTTTTCACTATTCCTCTGGAACATTATGATAAAGTCCGTTTCCGTGAAGGGATATCCGTTATCGGGCATATTGTGCCTGCTGAAGAAGGAATGCATCTGGTAACGGAAGCCGGGGAAAACATCCCGTTGAGGGCGCAGGGATGGGACGGGATCAGCCGCGAGTAAACCGCCTCAGAGTTCGTTATCTTCGTCCTGCTTGCTGAAGGGGCCTTTAATAATGCCCCTCTGGGAGTTTTTAATGAAGTTGATAATGAGGTCTCTTTCAGGCGAGCTGGGCAGTTCGCGTTCTACGGCAGCCACGCCCTGACTCCGGTTCATTCCCCGCATGTAGATATAGCGGTAGATTTCGTGAATTTCTTCGATCTTTTCGGGGGTAAAATTCCTCCGGCGCAGGCCTACAACGTTGAGTCCCATGTATCGGAACGGATCGCGGCCTGCCAGCACAAAGGGAGGAACATCCTGTCCCACCTTGGAGGTGGCCTGAACAAACGCGTGGGTGCCAATGCGGACAAACTGATGAACGCCCGACATAGCGCTGACAATGGCCCAGTCTTCTACCACCACTTCTCCGGCAAATCCTACGCTGTTGCCAACAATGCAGTTATTGCCCACATTGCAATCGTGGGCAATGTGGGCATAGGCCATCACCAGGCAGTTGCTGCCCACAACGGTTTTCCCTTTCGAAGCAGTTCCCCGGTTCACGGTTACAAACTCCCTCAGGGTGGTATTGTCGCCGATTTCGGCCGTGGTATATTCGCCCCGGAACTTCAGGTCCTGGGGGATACCAGCAATAACAGCTCCCGGAAAGACTCTGCAGTTCTTTCCGATTCTGGCTCCGTCCATAATGATGGCTCCCGGTCCGATCCAGGTATCGTCACCGATAACCACATCCTCGTAAATGACGGCAAAAGGGTCGATGCGCACATTGGCGCCGATTTTAGCATTGGGATGAATGCTGGCAAGTGTATTCATGCACTTATTTTACTTTTTCGATCAAGGCCATCATATCAGCTTCCATAACAACGTTTTCGCCCACATAGGCCTGGCCGGTCATATGGACGATGCCGCGACGGATCGGTTCCGCCAGGTCGAGGCGGAATACAATGGTGTCGCCCGGAACCACCATTTTTTTGAATTTCACCGATTCAATCTTGAGGAAGTAGGTGAGCCAGTTTTCGGGATCAGGAACCTGCCGCAGGGCAAGAACTCCCCCTACCTGTGCCATGGCTTCCACCTGCAGTACGCCCGGCATGATGGGGTCACCGGGAAAATGGCCAACGAAGAAGCCTTCGTTCATCGTGACATTTTTAATGCCAACTACGTGGGTGTCACTCAGTTCGTAGATTTTGTCCACCAGAAGGAAGGGAGGCCTGTGGGGCAGGAGCTTCATAATCTGGTTGACGTTCATGATGGGGGCTTTGTTGAAATCGACCTTCGGTACAGCAGGTTTCTTCTTTACTTCCTTTATTTTGTTGCGAAGGATTTTGGCCAGCTGGGTGTTGGCGTGGTGTCCCGGTCGCTTGGCCACCACCTTTGCCTGAATGGGCATGCCAACCAATCCGAGGTCCCCGATGATATCGAGGAGTTTGTGGCGGGCCGGTTCGTTCGGGAAATGGATATCGATGTTGTTCAGAATGCCTTCCGGCTTAACGTGAATCTTTGGTTTATCAAACAGTTCGGCCAGGCGGTCCAGCTCAGCCTGTTCAACGGGCCTGTCGATAATGATGATGGCATTATCAAGGTCCCCACCCTTGATCTGATTGTTCTTCAGCAGAAATTCAAGCTCGTGCAGAAAAACGAAGGTGCGGCACATGGCCACCTGGCTTTCAAATTCATTGAGCGATGAAAGGGTGGCATACTGGTTCCCCAGCACTTTGGAATTGTAGTCGATCATCACATCAATGCTCAGGTGGTCGTCGGGGAAGAGGGTTATTTCAATTCCCTTTTCCGGTTCGGCATAAACAATTTTTTCGGTTACGGTGAAATAACGGCGTTCAGCATTCTGTTCGATAATGCCGGCCTGGCGAAGAGCTTCCACAAATCGCAGGGAACTGCCGTCCATAATAGGGGTTTCCGGTCCGTTCAGCGTAATCAGGAGATTGTCGATACGCATGCCGTAAATGGCTGCCATAACGTGTTCTACCGTAGCTACTTTTACCCCTTTTTCAACGAGCACCGTACCGCGGGAAGTTTCGGTAACATGTTCGGCGAAAGCATGTACCAGCGGCTTATCGGGTAAATCAATGCGTTGAAAAATTATTCCGTGGTTCTCCGGAGCCGGATTAAAGGTTAGTTCAACTTCCAGACCAGTGTGCAACCCCTTACTGCGCAAAGAAACGGGTCTGGATATTGTACGTTGTTTTTCCAAGGTTCCTGATTATTAGTGAATTAACTTTTTGGTTTGAAAGGCGCAATATATAAAAAAAACATGAAATGGATTTTCGGGTTCTGCCTGCCGGGAGGGAATATTATGCTTTGTTTTGATGCTCAATAATTTCCTTAAGTTTTGCCACTTCGCGCTGGAGGTCGATGATCTGTTGCCGCAACTCAGGAAGTCTTCGGGTGACTACGTATATTTTACGGCTTTCGGAAGCTTCATAGGCCGGGGTCCCGAGGTACATCGAACCGGGTGTGCTGATATCTTTCGTAACACCGCTCTGGGCGCCAATAATGATATCATCACCAATTTTGAGATGGCCTACAATACCTACCTGGGCAGCGATGACACAACGGCTTCCGATTTTTGTGGAGCCTGCAATCCCGGTTTGAGCAGCAATAACAGTGTTTTCGCCTATTTCCACATTATGGGCAATCTGGATCAGGTTGTCCAGTTTGGTTCCTTTGCGGATAATGGTTGAATCCATTGTGGCGCGGTCAATGGTTGTGTTGGCGCCAATTTCCACATCGTCTTCGATAATCACATTGCCCAGCTGGGGAATTTTTTTATACACTTTGTTTTCATCGGGGGCAAAGCCAAAACCATCGGAACCAACTACAACGCCGGCATGGAGAATGCAGTTTTTCCCCACTTTGCAGTCGTGGTAAATTTTAACTCCGGGGTACAAAATGGTATTGTCTCCGACCTCCGCATTTCTTCCTACATATACCTGTGGATAAATCCGCACGTTTTTCCCAATGCGGGCGCCTTTGTCAATAACGGCAAACGGACCGACATATGTTCCTTTTCCAACCTTTGCCGAGAAGGCAATGCTGGCTCTCCAGGAACGTCCTTTTGGGCGGCCTTTTTCACTGTTAAACAGGTCGAGCATCATGGCAATTCCCTGATAGGCATTGTCGACGCGCACCAGTGTTGCTGAAACAGGTTTTTGCAACTGGAAGTCCTTGTTGATAAGGATAACCGATGCCCGGGAGGTATACAGGTAGGGCTCGTATTTGGGATTGGCCAGGAAACAGAGAGTACCGGGTTTTCCGGCTTCAATCCTGGCAGGGCGGGTAACCACGGCCTTTGGATCTCCTTCTACGGTTCCTTTAAGGTATTCGGCAATAAACTGGGCAGTAAGTTCCATCGGGGTATTATTTTCTTATTGA from Bacteroidales bacterium encodes:
- the sufC gene encoding Fe-S cluster assembly ATPase SufC; translated protein: MLIIRNLKAKIEGKEILKGINLEVKPGEVHAIMGPNGSGKSTLASVIAGRDFAEITEGEVLFDGENLLSMPAEERARKGIFLGFQYPVEIPGVSMVNFLRTALNEHRKYKGLEPVSASDFLKLMRQKAELVEMDSQLTGRSVNEGFSGGEKKRNEIFQMAVLEPRLAILDETDSGLDIDALR
- the sufB gene encoding Fe-S cluster assembly protein SufB; the protein is MAVEQDQILDGLTKGEYKFGFYTDIETDVIPKGLNEDVIRMISEKKQEPDWMLEFRLKAYRHWLTMKMPRWAHLQIPEINFQDIIYYAAPKQKAKLASLDEVDPELKATFDKLGIPLEEQKHLAGVAVDAVMDSVSVKTTFKETLADLGIIFCSFSEAIREHPELVKKYMGSVVPYTDNYFAALNSAVFSDGSFCYIPKGVRCPMELSTYFRINAANTGQFERTLLIADTDAYVSYLEGCTAPMRDENQLHAAVVELVALERAEIKYSTVQNWYPGDREGKGGIYNFVTKRGICKGDYSKISWTQVETGSAITWKYPSVILRGNNTSGEFYSVAVTNNRQQADTGTKMIHIGKNSRSRIVSKGISAGHSNNSYRGLVKITKGAENCRNYTQCDSLLLGDKCGAHTFPYIEVDNQSSVVEHEATTSKIGEDQIFYCNQRGISTEDAVGLIVNGYAREVLNKLPMEFAVEAQKLLQISLEGSVG
- the thiL gene encoding thiamine-phosphate kinase, which encodes MDKDKRSLTPLSELGEFGLIRHLTENIRLKHPGTVKGVGDDAAVFDYSGKLVVVTTDMLAEGIHFDLVYTPLKHLGYKAIAANLSDVYAMNATPRQVLVSLAISGKFALEHLEELYQGIYLACEKYNVDLAGGDTNPSLTGLIISVTALGEVQKEDVVYRNGAKENDLICVSGDLGAAYLGLQILEREKKLFHAHPDLQPKLEAYEYILQRQLKPEPRRDIIEFLQRENLKPTSMIDISDGLSSELMHLCTSSGVGCRVYQEKIPVAEETARVAEELHLEPVTCALNGGEDYELLFTIPLEHYDKVRFREGISVIGHIVPAEEGMHLVTEAGENIPLRAQGWDGISRE
- the lpxA gene encoding acyl-ACP--UDP-N-acetylglucosamine O-acyltransferase, producing the protein MNTLASIHPNAKIGANVRIDPFAVIYEDVVIGDDTWIGPGAIIMDGARIGKNCRVFPGAVIAGIPQDLKFRGEYTTAEIGDNTTLREFVTVNRGTASKGKTVVGSNCLVMAYAHIAHDCNVGNNCIVGNSVGFAGEVVVEDWAIVSAMSGVHQFVRIGTHAFVQATSKVGQDVPPFVLAGRDPFRYMGLNVVGLRRRNFTPEKIEEIHEIYRYIYMRGMNRSQGVAAVERELPSSPERDLIINFIKNSQRGIIKGPFSKQDEDNEL
- a CDS encoding bifunctional UDP-3-O-[3-hydroxymyristoyl] N-acetylglucosamine deacetylase/3-hydroxyacyl-ACP dehydratase; the encoded protein is MEKQRTISRPVSLRSKGLHTGLEVELTFNPAPENHGIIFQRIDLPDKPLVHAFAEHVTETSRGTVLVEKGVKVATVEHVMAAIYGMRIDNLLITLNGPETPIMDGSSLRFVEALRQAGIIEQNAERRYFTVTEKIVYAEPEKGIEITLFPDDHLSIDVMIDYNSKVLGNQYATLSSLNEFESQVAMCRTFVFLHELEFLLKNNQIKGGDLDNAIIIIDRPVEQAELDRLAELFDKPKIHVKPEGILNNIDIHFPNEPARHKLLDIIGDLGLVGMPIQAKVVAKRPGHHANTQLAKILRNKIKEVKKKPAVPKVDFNKAPIMNVNQIMKLLPHRPPFLLVDKIYELSDTHVVGIKNVTMNEGFFVGHFPGDPIMPGVLQVEAMAQVGGVLALRQVPDPENWLTYFLKIESVKFKKMVVPGDTIVFRLDLAEPIRRGIVHMTGQAYVGENVVMEADMMALIEKVK
- the lpxD gene encoding UDP-3-O-(3-hydroxymyristoyl)glucosamine N-acyltransferase, whose protein sequence is MELTAQFIAEYLKGTVEGDPKAVVTRPARIEAGKPGTLCFLANPKYEPYLYTSRASVILINKDFQLQKPVSATLVRVDNAYQGIAMMLDLFNSEKGRPKGRSWRASIAFSAKVGKGTYVGPFAVIDKGARIGKNVRIYPQVYVGRNAEVGDNTILYPGVKIYHDCKVGKNCILHAGVVVGSDGFGFAPDENKVYKKIPQLGNVIIEDDVEIGANTTIDRATMDSTIIRKGTKLDNLIQIAHNVEIGENTVIAAQTGIAGSTKIGSRCVIAAQVGIVGHLKIGDDIIIGAQSGVTKDISTPGSMYLGTPAYEASESRKIYVVTRRLPELRQQIIDLQREVAKLKEIIEHQNKA